A genomic region of Papaver somniferum cultivar HN1 chromosome 7, ASM357369v1, whole genome shotgun sequence contains the following coding sequences:
- the LOC113297968 gene encoding calmodulin-binding protein 60 A-like — translation MSQKRKLEEDDNNSSSSSEDKRPRIPSVRNVVLEAVSTNAFQTFFTSLEPLIRKVVKEEVEIALGKHLLSMNDNCDKVINPPISRNLQLKFNGKLCLPVFTGARIEGEENSLLGVVLVDAFSGNIVNSGPESLAKVEVVVLEGDFEGDEADNWTMEEFQNNIVKEREGKRPLLNGDAFFSLINGVGVVNDLIFTDNSSWTRSRKFKLGARVVDDNCDGVRIREAKSEAFMVKDHRGELYKKHHPPSLTDEVWRLEKIGKDGAFHKRLSKENIKTVKDFLTLLSLDSPKLRNILGTGMSAKMWEVTADHARTCTVDNRMYVYYPPSGQQGTGVVFNVIGHALGLVSEHQFVPLNQLSDTEKDNAQMLVKIAYENWEAVVSLDNNNIIGGSSDLPNISFPSSSIAVESSYNCDLPNSQSSVQLSDTQPSTSSSDFVSSMFPMGSTRTSDNYTWQGLDNMQDLAFEHSSSLHTQITNSVICNMEPMTPSFSSGDVLQYFDPETTVKSQDLESAVSDFIAKAASQSNAAAVGKAKTRWTMLCCVLRWRFSLRRIMASKKNGNRGKRYE, via the exons ATGTCTCAGAAACGCAAACTCGAAGAAGATGATAATAATAGCAGTAGTAGTTCTGAAGATAAACGCCCAAGAATTCCTTCTGTAAGAAA TGTGGTACTAGAAGCAGTAAGTACAAATGCCTTTCAGACGTTCTTCACTTCATTGGAGCCATTGATTCGTAAAGTG GTAAAAGAGGAAGTTGAAATTGCTCTAGGGAAACATCTGCTAAGCATGAATGA CAATTGCGACAAAGTAATCAATCCGCCTATATCCAGAAACTTACAGCTTAAGTTTAATGGAAAGCTTTGTCTTCCGGTTTTCACTGGTGCTAGAATTGAAGGCGAGGAAAATTCTCTTCTAGGAGTAGTTTTAGTTGACGCTTTCTCTGGGAACATTGTTAACTCGGGCCCTGAGTCCTTGGCAAAGGTGGAAGTTGTAGTTTTGGAGGGAGATTTTGAAGGTGATGAAGCTGATAACTGGACAATGGAGGAGTTTCAGAATAATATCGTGAAAGAACGGGAAGGAAAGCGACCTCTGCTTAACGGTGATGCATTTTTCAGTCTTATTAATGGTGTTGGTGTGGTaaatgatttgatttttactgatAACTCTAGCTGGACTAGGAGCCGTAAGTTCAAATTAGGGGCTAGAGTTGTTGATGATAATTGTGATGGAGTTAGAATACGAGAAGCAAAATCTGAAGCATTCATGGTCAAAGATCATCGTGGAGAAT TATACAAGAAACACCATCCTCCATCTCTGACTGACGAGGTTTGGCGCTTAGAAAAGATCGGAAAAGATGGCGCCTTTCACAAGCGGCTTAGTAAGGAAAACATCAAAACTGTGAAGGATTTTTTGACATTACTCAGCTTAGATTCTCCAAAACTTCGAAAT ATTCTGGGTACAGGGATGTCTGCTAAGATGTGGGAAGTCACGGCGGATCATGCTCGAACATGTACAGTTGATAACCGAATGTATGTGTACTATCCTCCCAGTGGACAGCAGGGAACAGGCGTGGTCTTCAATGTTATCGGACATGCTTTGGGGCTAGTTAGTGAACACCAATTTGTTCCTCTTAACCAGCTTTCAGATACAGAGAAG GATAACGCCCAGATGCTGGTTAAAATTGCTTACGAGAACTGGGAGGCAGTAGTGTCATTGGACAATAACAACATTATTGGTGGCTCTTCAGACTTGCCCAACATCTCCTTCCCTTCAAGTTCTATCGCAGTAGAGAGTTCCTATAACTGTGACTTACCTAATTCTCAAAGCTCAGTTCAGTTGAGCGATACCCAACCAAGCACATCCTCTTCAGATTTTGTTTCGTCTATGTTCCCCATGGGAAGTACGAGAACTTCGGATAATTACACTTGGCAAGGACTTGACAACATGCAAGATCTTGCATTTGAGCATTCTTCAAGCTTGCACACCCAAATTACCAATTCCGTTATATGTAACATGGAGCCCATGACCCCTTCCTTCAGCAGTGGAGATGTCCTTCAGTATTTTGATCCCGAGACTACTGTAAAATCGCAGGACCTGGAATCTGCTGTCAGCGACTTTATTGCCAAGGCTGCATCTCAGTCCAATGCAGCTGCAGTTGGTAAAGCTAAGACTAGATGGACAATGCTTTGTTGTGTGCTAAGATGGAGATTTTCATTAAGGAGAATCATGGCATCCAAGAAAAATGGAAACCGAGGCAAGAGGTATGAGTAG